The Streptomyces sp. NBC_00224 genome contains the following window.
AGCTCCCCGTGCCACGCCCCCCACGTTCACCACGCATACGCACCGCCCTGACCGCGTTCGCCGCAGCCCTGCTGTGCCTGCCGCTCGCGACGGCGACCGGCGCGCACGCGTCCCCCAGGCCCCTCCCCGCAGCCGACCAACTACCGGCCCCCACCCCGCCGATGGGCTGGAACGACTGGGCCCACTACCAGTGCGGCGTCACCGAGCAGACCGTCACCGCCAACGCCGACGCCCTCGTCTCCACCGGCCTGGCCGCCAAGGGGTACACCACGGTGACCGTGGACGACTGCTGGACGACCCGGTCCCGGGACGCCGGCGGGAACCTCGTCGCCGACCCCGTGAAATTCCCGCACGGCATGGCCTGGCTGGGCTCGTACCTCCACGCCCGAGGGCTCCGGTTCGGCATCTACGAGGACGCGGGCTCGTCGACCTGCGGCGGCTACCCCGGCAGCGGCCGACCCCAGGGCGGCGGCGCGGACCACTTCGCCCAAGATGCCGCCGCGTTCGCCTCCTGGGGCGTGGACTACCTCAAACTCGACGGCTGCAATGTGTACGTGGCCCCGGGCCAGACGCAGGAGCAGGCGTACCGGCAGGCGTACGACGCCCAGGCGGCGGCGCTGCGCGGCACCGGCCGCGAGATCGTGTTCTCCGAGTCGGCGCCTGCCTACTTCCAGAGCGGCGAATGGGGCAACCCCACCTGGTTCGACGTGCTGTCCTGGGTCGGCTCGGACGGCCAGCTCTGGCGCGAGGGCTGGGACATCGCCACCTACGATCCCGCGCGGCCCAACACGAGCCGCTGGTCCAGCGTCCTCGCCAACTACGGCTACAACCGCTGGATCGGCCGCTACGCCGCACCGGGCAACTGGAACGACCCGGACTTCCTGATCGCGGGCGCGGGCGGGCTCACCGACGACGAATCCCGCAGCCAGGTCGCCCTGTGGTCGATGATGGCCGCGCCGCTCATCCTCTCCTCGGACGTCGCCAAGCTCACCCCCGCGGTCCGGTCGGCGCTGGGCAACACCGAGCTGATCAAGGTGGACCAGGACAGCCTCGGCCGACAGGCGGGCGTGGTGTCCACTGACGGCAGCACCGACGTGCTCGCCCGGCCACTCTCCAATGGCGACCGCGCGGTCGCCGTACTCAACCGGAGTGCGACCGCCCGCACCCTCTCCACCGCGCTCGCCGACATCGGCCTGCCGGGCTGCACGGTGACCGCCAAGGATCTGTGGACCGGCGCCACCTCGACCGTCGGCGGCAGCCTGACCGCGACCGTCCCCGCCCACGGCACGGCGGTCTGGCGCCTCACCCCGCGCAGCGACTGCGGCGCCGCCGTCCCCACCGGCCAGCTCACCGGAAACGGCGCCAAGTGCGCGGACGTCACCGGCAGCGGCACCGCCGACGGCACCCAGGTGATCCTCTACACCTGCACCGGCAACCCCAACCAGCGCTGGACCACGGGCACCGACCGCACCCTGCGCTCCCTCGGCAAGTGCCTCACCGCGAGCGGCACCACCGCCGGCAGCCCCGTCACCCTCTCCACCTGCACCGGCGCCACCGCCCAGCAGTGGACCGCCCACCCCGACGGCACACTCCGCAGTGCCGCGAGCGCGCTGTGCCTGGACGTGTACGGCGGCGGCACGGCCGATGCGGCCAAGCTCGACACATGGACATGCGGCCACCTCCAGGCCAACCAGGTCTGGTCACTGCCCAACTGACGAGTTGTCAGGCCGACGACACGCCCCCGAGGCCGAAACCGCCGCAGCCCGCCGGACCGTACGCGGTCCGGCGGGCTGCGGTGCCGTTGCTATCGGCCGAACCGAACGCTGAAGAAGCGCAGCCCCTTCGCGGCCTTCTGGCCGGCGGCGATTTTCGTGGCCTTGCCCTTGCACTGCTTACCGGCGAAGACGGTGGCCGGCGAGCCCGTCCCGTTGTGGGGGCTGGACGACGCCTGGGACATCGTGAAGCACTTACCGTCCGGCAGGTCCTGCACGAAGTACGGCCGACCCGCACTCTGGAAAGTGAACGGGCCCTTCGCGGCGACCGCCGTCCCGGCGGAGACGGTCAGGGCGACGCTCAGCCCGACGAGAGAGACGACGAACGGACGGATAAGACGCATAATTGATCCCCTGTTGGGCAACGAACGACGAAGCGGAAGTGCTTCACCCACACAACGACACTCAGCCGTGGGCGACACGAGCGGCCCGCTTCATCGGATCGTCGGACGGCGGCCAGGGGCGGGGGGTTGTGGGGACCCTGTATATCGAGGTGCGGGGGCCGAAACTCGGTTGACTTGGAGTGCACTCCAGCACCTAGCGTCCTGAACAGATGGTTTCGAGTTCAGGAGGCAACAGTATGAACACTGTCCCCACCCGCTACCTGGGCAGCCTGGCGGTCTCCGCGCAGGGCCTCGGGTGCATGGGCATGAGCCATGGCTACGGCGCCACGGACGACACGCAGTCGATAGCGACACTGCGCCACGCCCTCGACCTCGGGGTGACCTTGCTGGACACCTCCGACTACTACGGTTCCGGTCACAACGAGGAGTTGATCGGGCGGGCCATTGCCGGGCGGCGCCGTGACGAAGTGGTGCTGGCCACCAAGTTCGGCTTCGCCAACAGCCTGGGCGAGCCCACCCGCATCCGCGGGGACGCCGCCTACGTACGGCAGGCGTGCGAGGCGTCGCTGCGTCGGCTCGGGGTCGACCACATCGACCTCTACTACCAGCACCGGGTCGATCCGACGGTGCCGATCGAGGAGACCGTCGGCGCCATGGCCGAGCTGGTACGGGAAGGGAAGGTACGCCACCTCGGGCTTTCCGAGGCCGGGGCCCAGACGATCCGGCGGGCGCACGCGGTGCACCCGATCGCGGCGCTCCAGAGCGAGTGGTCGCTGTGGACCCGCGACCTGGAGGCGGAGATCGCCCCGGTCTGCCGCGAACTCGGCATCGGCCTCGTCCCGTTCTCCCCGCTCGGCCGTGGCTTCCTGACCGGCCAGTACAGCTCGGTCGAAGGGCTGGACGCCGACGACATCCGACGCAGCCAGCCGCGCTTCGCCGACGGCAACCTCGACCGGAACCTGGCGATCGTGGCGAAGCTCAACGAGCTGGCCGCGGCGAAGGGCATCACCGCCGGGCAGCTCGCCCTGGCCTGGGTGCAGCACCGGGGCGAGGACGTGGTGCCGATCCCCGGCACCCGGCGTCAGCGTTACCTGGAGGAGAACCTCGCGGCCCTGACCGTCGAGCTGTCCCCGCAGGACCTCGCCGCCATCGAGGCCGCCGCCCCGCGTGAGCAGATCGCCGGCACCCGCTACGACGCCACCAGCCTCACCTTCGTCGACAACTGAACCGCCCGACGAAGTGGTTGTGCCCGTGGGGACGGGTGCAAGAGGATGAGTCATGGACTACGTCGCGCAGTTCCGCCGCGAGATCCACGCCTTCGACACCGCGATCCGCACAGCGTCACTGGATGCGGGGAGCGGCGGGGTGGCGTTGGTGCCGTCGTGCCCTGGGTGGTCGGTGGCCGACCTGGTGTTTCATCTGGGCTCGGTGCACCGCTACGTGGCCGACGTCATCAGCGAGAAGCGGCAACAGCAGCCGGAGGCAGCCGACCTCTCCTACCTGAACCTTCCCCCCGTACCGGCGAATTGGCCTCTCCCCGAAAACGCCCCGCACCGCGGGCCCGTTCCGCCGGGGCTCATCGACTGGTTCGGCGAAGGGGCTGCCGCGCTGGGGGAACTGCTGGCCACACGCGATGCGGCCGAGCCGGTGTGGACCTGGTCGCGGGAGCAGTCCGTGGGGTTCTGGCAGCGGATGCAGACCATCGAGGCGGCCGTGCATCGGTGGGACGCCGAGAACGCGATCGGCGTACCCGGGCCGGTGGAGCGGCAACTGGCCATGGACGCCGTCACCCACACGTTCGAGGTGATGGCCCCCGCCCGCCGGGCCAGGCGCCAGGCGCCGCCCGGAGCGGGCGAGCGGCTCCGCTTCAGGCAGTCGGACGGATCCCGCATCTGGATCGTGCAGACCGACCCCGACGAGGTGCTTCTCAACGCGGGCAGCGGGTGCTGCGACGTCGAGCTGACCGCCACGGCGTCGGACCTGATGCTGTTCCTGTGGCACCGCATCCCCCTGGACGGCCTGGAAGTCCGCGGCGACGCCTCGCTCCTCGACCGCTACTTCAAACTCGTCCCGCCCCTGTAGAGCCCTGCGGTCACGCGGCCGGGGTGCGTCGGCAACCCGCCCCGGCCAGCCGCGCGGGCCAAGCGTGCCGCTACTCGTCGGTCTGGGGCAGGTTCCCCTTGGCGTCGTCGTACGTGCCGTCGCCCGTCGGCCCCGCCGGGGCGTACACCAAGTGCAGCACTCCGGTCCGGAACGCCTCGGAAGAGATCAGCCTCAGCGGGACCGCGGTCTCGCCCTCGTCGAACAGCCGCATGCCCTTGCGTACGGCGAGCGGGTGCACCAGCAGATGCAGCTCGTCCAGGAGTCCGGCCGCCAGGAGCTGGCGGACGACCGAGATCGAACCGCTCAGGGCGATGTCCCCGCCCGGCTCGTTCTTCAAAGCGGTGACGGCGTCAACGAGGTCGCCCTCCAGCTGCTCGGAATTCCGCCAAATGAACTCCAGCTTCCGGCTCGACGCGACGATCTTGCGTGCGTCGCCGAGCGTCTTCGCGAAGCCCGCGTCCTCGCCGCCGGCAGCCTCGCGCTCCGGCCACGCCCCGGCGAAGCTGTCGTAGGTCTTGCGGCCGAACAGGACGGTGTCGGCCGTGCCGAGCATCGCGCCGACGGCCGCACCCATCTCGTCGTTGAAGTACGGGAAGTGCCACTGGTCGGGCGCCTCCACGACCCCGTCGAGCGAGATGAAAAGGCCAGCCGTGATCTTCCTCATGATGTTCCTTCCAGAAGGTTCGCCGTTGCGGTCTGCTCCAGTAAGACGGCGCGGGGCGCGGGAACTCATCGGTGGAGACGAGGTCACTTTCTCGGCGGCATCACGACGTCGCCGGTTGGCTTGTTCGCGCTCTGGGACCGCGGCGGCGAATACGTTGAGGTGGTGTCCGAACAGCACCGGCAGAACAGCACCGGCACCATGGCGCAAGGAGCCCCACTCATGCCGTACGACCGCGCATCGAGTTCCGAGCAGACAACCCGCAGCTATTACGAATCCGCCGACGTCGACGCCTTCTACGACGTCGTGTGGGGCGGCGAGGACATCCACACCGGGATCTACACCCATGACCAGGAGTCGATCGCGACAGCCTCGCGCCGCACCGTCGAGCAGGTCGCGGACAAGGTGAGCGGCCTGCTCACCGCGGACAGCACGGTGCTGGACCTCGGGTCGGGCTACGGGGGTGCCACCCGCTATCTGGCCGAACGCTTCGGGTGCCACGTCGTCGCCCTCAACCTCAGCGAACTCCAGAACGAGCGCCACCGCGCCACGAACGCCGAGCGCGGCCTCGGCGCTCTGATCGAGGTCGTCACGGGGTCCTTCCACGACATCCCCTTCCCGGACCGCCGCTTCGACGTCGTCTGGTCCCAGGAAGCCTTCTGCCACAGCGGCGACCGCACCCGCCTGCTCAGCGAAGCCGTACGCGTCCTCAAGCCGGAGGGGGCTCTCGTCTTCACCGACCTGATGGCCGCCGAGGACGTCCCCGCCCGCACCCTGCACCCCGCCATTTCGCGGCTGGGCGTGGACGCCCTGGCCACCCCGGACCTCTACCGCCGCACCCTCGCCGGACTCGGCCTGTCCCGCACCGACTTCGACGACCACAGCGGCCAGGTCCTCACCCACTACGAACGCCTCACCGCGGAGACCCACCGCCGAGAGCACGAGCTGCGCCAGATCATCAGCCCCGCGTACGTCGACGGTGTGCTCGCCAACCTGCCGCTGTGGCTGGACGCGGCCCACCGCGGGCACCTGCGCTGGGGCATCTTCCACTGCCGCGCCTGAACCTCAGTTCCGCTCGCCCCGCGCGGGCGGTTCGGGCAGCCAGTCGTGCGCCGGGTCGTACTCCAGCCATCGGCTCCGCGCCGCCTCCGCCGCGCAGGCGGCGGTGAGGCTCTCCAGTCCCGGGTGTCCGTTGCCGGTGCGCCACAGCAGTGACCAGGCGTACAGCGGTGTGGGCTCGACCAGGGGGACAGAGCACAGCCCGGGGACATGCGGCAGGGGCACGTCGGCGGGCAGGAGCGAGAAGCGCCGCGGGTCGTCGGCCACCTCCGTGAGGAAGTGGCCGAGCCCCAGGTTGACGCTCGCGGCCCTGTCCCGGACGTCGAACCGCTCGGCGAACTGGTGGAGGAAGTCGAGGCGGTCCAGCGCACCGGGTGCCCACAGCACGCTGCCGCGCAGCTGGTCCGGCCGTAGCGCCGGTTCGGCTGCGAGCGGATGGTCCGCGCTCAGCACGGCGTCCACCGGTTCGAGGCGGACGAGACGGTGCGCGAGGCCCGCGTGCAGCGGAGGGTGGACCCGGCCGAAGGCGGCGTCGATGTCGCCGTGCAGCAGCGCCGCCGTCACCGACGGCAGATCGCGTCCGTGCCCGAGCACCAACTCCCCTGCCTCTCCGGCTACTTGGGCCAGCGTCCGCATCGGCGCGTAGAGGTGGCCCCAGACGTCGACGCGCAGCGGGCGGTCCCTGCCGACCGCCGCCGCCACCGCGGCGTCGGCGGCGGCCAGGGTCTGCCGGGCCGGTGCGAGGAAACGCTGTCCGGCCTCGGTGAGGCGCACACCGTTGCCGCCGCGCCGGAACAACTCGGTGGCGAGCAGGGATTCCAGCCGCGCGATCCTCTTGGAGAGCGCCTGCTGGGAGATGGCGAGCATCGCGGCCGCGCGGCCGAAGTGCAGTTCCTCGGCGGCGTGTACGAAGGCACGTACCTGCGCCATGTCGAGATCCATGGCCCCACCATAGGTGACAACCAAAAGTTGTCGGCGGTGCTCGTTCGTTGTTGGATCGCGGGGCGGGGCGCGGGGTTGCATCGTGCTCATGCAAAGACTGATTCCCACCGGAGAAGCGGCACGTCCGGTCGCCTTCGCCGAAGTCCCCCAGCCCGTGCCGGAACCCGGCGAGGTCCTGATCAAGGTCGAGGCGTTCGCGCCGAACCGGGGCGAGACGTTCCTCCTCGAACACCCCCGGCCGGGGCTGCTGCCCGGCAAGGACATCGCGGGGCTCGTCGTGCAGGCCGCGGCCGACGGTTCCGGCCCCGGCATCGGCGCCCGCGTGGTCGGGCATCCGGCGCTGGGCGGCTGGGCCGAGTACGCCGCCGTGCCCACGCACTCCCTCGCGGTGCTTCCGGACGGCATCGACAGCGTACGGGCGGCGGCCCTGCCCCTGGCCGGGATCACCGCCCTGCGGCTGCTGCGCACGGCCGGTTCCCTGGCCGGGCGACGGGTGCTGCTGACCGGCGCCTCGGGCGGTGTCGGCCACTACGTCACCGAACTGGCCGTGGGTGCCGGGGCCGAGCTGACCGCCGTGACGGCCACGCCGGTGCGCGGCGAGCGGCTCGCACAGTTGGGCGCGCAGGTGGTGCACGACGTCGCGGCGGCTCAGGGGCCGTTCGACGTCGTGCTGGAGTCCACGGGCGGGCCGGATCTGCCGATCGCCCTCTCGAAGGTGCGCCCGGGGGGCCTGCTCGTCTGGTTCGGGCAGGCGAGCCGGATCCCGGTGACTCTCGACTTCTTCGAGCTCTTCAAGGGGCCCGAGCGTGTCACCATCCAGCACTTCCACTACGCGGGCGCCCCTTACGGGTCCGACCTCGCGGCCCTGGTGCGCTTGGTGGAACGGGGCCTGCTGCACCCGGAGATCGGCCGGATCGCCGACTGGACGGAGACCGCCGAGGCCCTGGTCGACCTGCGCGAGCGCCGGATACGCGGCAAGGCAGTCCTGCTGACGGGAGGAGCACGATGAGCCCCACGGAATCCCCCACCACGGAACCCGCCGCCGCGGAGACCGCCGTCTTCGCCGCCGCCCAGTGGACGCGCGCCACAGGCGCGGGCGTCGACCCCCACGAGTACCGCCGCGTCACCGACGCGCTCACTTCGGTCGCCGACTGGGGACCGTCCTTCGTGCGCACCGGACAGGCTTACCTGAACCTCGCGGAAGGCGCGGGATCGTCCGTATCGGCGGGCGAGTACCTGCTGATGGCGGCCCGGTGGTTCCACCTCGCCACACTGGCACCGTACGCGGAGGCCGGTCGTGCCGCCGCCGAGGCGGACCGCGCCTTGAGCCGGGCACTGACGGTGCTGGAGCCCGGCGCCCGGCGCGTGAGCGGCGAGGGGTTCACGGGCTGGCTGCGCGGCCCCTCCGACGCGGCCGGCACCGTGGTCGTCGTCCCCGGCCTGGACTCGGCCAAGGAGGAGTTCCTCGACCTGGTGTCCGCGCTGCTGGCCCGGGGGCTGGCCGTGTTCGCGATGGACGGCCCGGGGCAGGGCGCGCTCGCGGCCACGACGAGCCTCAGGGCGGAGTACGAGCAGGTCGTCGGTCAGGTCATCGACGCCCTCGGCGTCGCCCGCA
Protein-coding sequences here:
- a CDS encoding ricin-type beta-trefoil lectin domain protein, with protein sequence MPRPPRSPRIRTALTAFAAALLCLPLATATGAHASPRPLPAADQLPAPTPPMGWNDWAHYQCGVTEQTVTANADALVSTGLAAKGYTTVTVDDCWTTRSRDAGGNLVADPVKFPHGMAWLGSYLHARGLRFGIYEDAGSSTCGGYPGSGRPQGGGADHFAQDAAAFASWGVDYLKLDGCNVYVAPGQTQEQAYRQAYDAQAAALRGTGREIVFSESAPAYFQSGEWGNPTWFDVLSWVGSDGQLWREGWDIATYDPARPNTSRWSSVLANYGYNRWIGRYAAPGNWNDPDFLIAGAGGLTDDESRSQVALWSMMAAPLILSSDVAKLTPAVRSALGNTELIKVDQDSLGRQAGVVSTDGSTDVLARPLSNGDRAVAVLNRSATARTLSTALADIGLPGCTVTAKDLWTGATSTVGGSLTATVPAHGTAVWRLTPRSDCGAAVPTGQLTGNGAKCADVTGSGTADGTQVILYTCTGNPNQRWTTGTDRTLRSLGKCLTASGTTAGSPVTLSTCTGATAQQWTAHPDGTLRSAASALCLDVYGGGTADAAKLDTWTCGHLQANQVWSLPN
- a CDS encoding aldo/keto reductase, giving the protein MNTVPTRYLGSLAVSAQGLGCMGMSHGYGATDDTQSIATLRHALDLGVTLLDTSDYYGSGHNEELIGRAIAGRRRDEVVLATKFGFANSLGEPTRIRGDAAYVRQACEASLRRLGVDHIDLYYQHRVDPTVPIEETVGAMAELVREGKVRHLGLSEAGAQTIRRAHAVHPIAALQSEWSLWTRDLEAEIAPVCRELGIGLVPFSPLGRGFLTGQYSSVEGLDADDIRRSQPRFADGNLDRNLAIVAKLNELAAAKGITAGQLALAWVQHRGEDVVPIPGTRRQRYLEENLAALTVELSPQDLAAIEAAAPREQIAGTRYDATSLTFVDN
- a CDS encoding maleylpyruvate isomerase family mycothiol-dependent enzyme, with translation MDYVAQFRREIHAFDTAIRTASLDAGSGGVALVPSCPGWSVADLVFHLGSVHRYVADVISEKRQQQPEAADLSYLNLPPVPANWPLPENAPHRGPVPPGLIDWFGEGAAALGELLATRDAAEPVWTWSREQSVGFWQRMQTIEAAVHRWDAENAIGVPGPVERQLAMDAVTHTFEVMAPARRARRQAPPGAGERLRFRQSDGSRIWIVQTDPDEVLLNAGSGCCDVELTATASDLMLFLWHRIPLDGLEVRGDASLLDRYFKLVPPL
- a CDS encoding dihydrofolate reductase family protein, with product MRKITAGLFISLDGVVEAPDQWHFPYFNDEMGAAVGAMLGTADTVLFGRKTYDSFAGAWPEREAAGGEDAGFAKTLGDARKIVASSRKLEFIWRNSEQLEGDLVDAVTALKNEPGGDIALSGSISVVRQLLAAGLLDELHLLVHPLAVRKGMRLFDEGETAVPLRLISSEAFRTGVLHLVYAPAGPTGDGTYDDAKGNLPQTDE
- a CDS encoding cyclopropane-fatty-acyl-phospholipid synthase family protein; this translates as MPYDRASSSEQTTRSYYESADVDAFYDVVWGGEDIHTGIYTHDQESIATASRRTVEQVADKVSGLLTADSTVLDLGSGYGGATRYLAERFGCHVVALNLSELQNERHRATNAERGLGALIEVVTGSFHDIPFPDRRFDVVWSQEAFCHSGDRTRLLSEAVRVLKPEGALVFTDLMAAEDVPARTLHPAISRLGVDALATPDLYRRTLAGLGLSRTDFDDHSGQVLTHYERLTAETHRREHELRQIISPAYVDGVLANLPLWLDAAHRGHLRWGIFHCRA
- a CDS encoding LysR family transcriptional regulator codes for the protein MDLDMAQVRAFVHAAEELHFGRAAAMLAISQQALSKRIARLESLLATELFRRGGNGVRLTEAGQRFLAPARQTLAAADAAVAAAVGRDRPLRVDVWGHLYAPMRTLAQVAGEAGELVLGHGRDLPSVTAALLHGDIDAAFGRVHPPLHAGLAHRLVRLEPVDAVLSADHPLAAEPALRPDQLRGSVLWAPGALDRLDFLHQFAERFDVRDRAASVNLGLGHFLTEVADDPRRFSLLPADVPLPHVPGLCSVPLVEPTPLYAWSLLWRTGNGHPGLESLTAACAAEAARSRWLEYDPAHDWLPEPPARGERN
- a CDS encoding zinc-binding dehydrogenase: MQRLIPTGEAARPVAFAEVPQPVPEPGEVLIKVEAFAPNRGETFLLEHPRPGLLPGKDIAGLVVQAAADGSGPGIGARVVGHPALGGWAEYAAVPTHSLAVLPDGIDSVRAAALPLAGITALRLLRTAGSLAGRRVLLTGASGGVGHYVTELAVGAGAELTAVTATPVRGERLAQLGAQVVHDVAAAQGPFDVVLESTGGPDLPIALSKVRPGGLLVWFGQASRIPVTLDFFELFKGPERVTIQHFHYAGAPYGSDLAALVRLVERGLLHPEIGRIADWTETAEALVDLRERRIRGKAVLLTGGAR
- a CDS encoding alpha/beta hydrolase family protein, whose protein sequence is MSPTESPTTEPAAAETAVFAAAQWTRATGAGVDPHEYRRVTDALTSVADWGPSFVRTGQAYLNLAEGAGSSVSAGEYLLMAARWFHLATLAPYAEAGRAAAEADRALSRALTVLEPGARRVSGEGFTGWLRGPSDAAGTVVVVPGLDSAKEEFLDLVSALLARGLAVFAMDGPGQGALAATTSLRAEYEQVVGQVIDALGVARIGLVGMSLGGYFAARTAALEPRVAVAATVSGPFRLDWEELPAPVRDIMARRTGGLDAARAFARQVDLASLAPRIAAPLLVVDGGQDVIPGVTNGEPLARLAPHGTCLSVPHGDHLLGNARPDWLSPLGDHITDALTGTRA